One region of Micromonospora ureilytica genomic DNA includes:
- the tal gene encoding transaldolase gives MTDKLNELTAAGVAVWLDDLSRVRLSSGGLDQLRREKHVAGVTTNPTIFAKALSDADEYNWQLHDLATRGVEVEESVRMLTTYDVRWACDVMRPSYDGSDGVDGRVSIEVDPRLAHDSDKTVAEAKALWWLVDRPNLYIKIPATEAGLPAITATLAEGISVNVTLIFGLDRYSAVMEAFLAGLEQAKANGHDLSKIGSVASFFVSRVDSEVDKRLEKVGSDQAKALKGKAAIANAQLAYERYSEVFSSDRWKALAGAGAHPQRPLWASTSTKNPDYRDVIYVEELIAPGTVNTMPESVIHAYADHGETRGDTITGAYDAARKVFADLKSVGVDMDDVIDTLEREGVEKFEASWQELLDGVRKSLEAAAKGKGAPNKAAKGNAKAAEKTGGA, from the coding sequence TGATCTTTCCCGGGTACGTTTGAGCTCCGGCGGGCTGGACCAGCTGCGCCGCGAGAAGCACGTGGCCGGTGTCACCACCAACCCGACGATCTTCGCCAAGGCGCTGAGCGACGCCGACGAGTACAACTGGCAGCTGCACGACCTCGCCACCCGTGGCGTCGAGGTCGAGGAGTCGGTGCGCATGCTCACCACGTACGACGTGCGGTGGGCCTGCGATGTGATGCGCCCGTCGTACGACGGCAGCGACGGCGTGGACGGTCGGGTCTCCATCGAGGTGGACCCCCGGCTGGCGCACGACAGCGACAAGACCGTGGCCGAGGCCAAGGCGCTGTGGTGGCTGGTGGACCGCCCCAACCTCTACATCAAGATCCCGGCCACCGAGGCCGGCCTGCCGGCGATCACCGCCACCCTGGCCGAGGGGATCAGCGTCAACGTCACGCTGATCTTCGGTCTGGACCGCTACTCGGCGGTCATGGAGGCGTTCCTCGCCGGCCTAGAGCAGGCCAAGGCGAACGGCCACGACCTGTCGAAGATCGGCTCGGTGGCGTCGTTCTTCGTCTCCCGCGTCGACTCCGAGGTCGACAAAAGGCTCGAGAAGGTCGGTTCCGACCAGGCGAAGGCGCTGAAGGGCAAGGCCGCCATCGCCAACGCGCAGCTGGCGTACGAGCGCTACTCCGAGGTGTTCTCCTCCGACCGTTGGAAGGCGCTCGCCGGCGCCGGCGCGCACCCGCAGCGGCCGCTCTGGGCGTCCACCTCGACGAAGAACCCGGATTACCGGGACGTCATCTACGTCGAGGAGCTGATTGCCCCCGGCACGGTCAACACGATGCCGGAGTCGGTCATCCACGCGTACGCCGATCATGGCGAGACCCGCGGCGACACCATCACCGGCGCCTACGACGCGGCCCGGAAGGTCTTCGCCGACCTGAAGTCGGTCGGGGTGGACATGGACGACGTGATCGACACCCTGGAGCGCGAGGGTGTGGAAAAGTTCGAGGCCAGCTGGCAGGAGCTGCTCGACGGGGTCCGCAAGTCGTTGGAGGCGGCGGCGAAGGGCAAGGGCGCTCCGAACAAGGCGGCCAAGGGCAACGCCAAGGCCGCCGAGAAGACCGGTGGCGCATGA